A genomic stretch from Luteolibacter flavescens includes:
- a CDS encoding sigma-70 family RNA polymerase sigma factor — MDSNDENLDEFVSELTRCQMDLFYFIRALTGDMHAAYDIRQAVNMVLWKKREKFRPGSSFKNWSFQIAQLEVKSHLRKQRKSPMVTFDDKLFDLFATEFAETVDELPERRAALSNCLSKLTPKDTELLRHRYWSGGSLETLANDTHRSVGTLKARLHQLRAGLRRCIEGQLHQPESS; from the coding sequence ATGGACTCAAATGACGAAAATCTCGACGAATTCGTGAGCGAACTGACGCGCTGCCAGATGGATTTGTTCTACTTCATCCGCGCGCTCACCGGCGACATGCACGCCGCCTACGACATCCGCCAGGCGGTGAACATGGTCCTGTGGAAGAAGCGGGAGAAGTTCCGCCCCGGCTCGAGCTTCAAGAACTGGTCCTTCCAGATCGCCCAGCTCGAAGTGAAGAGCCACCTGCGCAAGCAGCGGAAATCGCCGATGGTGACCTTTGACGATAAGCTCTTCGACCTCTTCGCGACGGAATTCGCCGAGACGGTGGACGAGCTCCCCGAGAGGCGCGCCGCACTCTCCAACTGCCTCAGCAAGCTGACGCCGAAGGACACCGAGCTGCTCCGCCACCGCTACTGGAGCGGCGGCTCACTGGAGACCCTGGCGAATGATACCCACCGCAGCGTGGGCACCCTGAAGGCACGGCTCCACCAGCTCCGCGCGGGCCTCCGCCGCTGCATCGAGGGCCAGCTTCACCAACCCGAGAGTTCATGA
- the queG gene encoding tRNA epoxyqueuosine(34) reductase QueG, with translation MSPADAIKQLARETGFDDCRIAVARVATHADAFRDWIDDGCHGEMAWMERTPERRCDPREVLPGCKAVVCLALNYYPGRSAGEGYRIARYAWNDDYHDIIEKMLRRMDEGMQALGGTQRYYVDTGPVLERDFASDAGLGWNGKSTVQIHREIGTWFFLAELLTTLDLPADAPFGDHCGKCTRCIDACPTQAITAPRRVDARRCVSYLTIEHKGPIPEEFREAIGDRLYGCDACLEVCPWNRFARESREARFHAREAVFAMKTRDFLALDDEAFRTLFAKSPIKRIKRPRFLRNACVVLGNTGDANDVPALEKAAADPDPLISEHALWALGMIRRRLAEIPPEN, from the coding sequence ATGTCCCCGGCCGATGCGATCAAGCAGCTCGCCCGCGAGACCGGCTTCGATGATTGCCGGATCGCGGTGGCGCGCGTGGCGACGCATGCGGACGCCTTCAGGGACTGGATCGACGACGGCTGCCACGGGGAGATGGCGTGGATGGAACGCACGCCCGAGCGGCGCTGCGATCCGCGCGAGGTGCTGCCCGGCTGCAAGGCCGTGGTCTGCCTGGCGCTGAACTACTATCCCGGCCGTAGCGCGGGCGAGGGCTACCGGATCGCCCGCTACGCGTGGAATGACGACTACCACGACATCATCGAGAAGATGCTGCGCCGCATGGACGAGGGCATGCAGGCGCTCGGCGGCACGCAGCGCTACTACGTGGACACGGGGCCGGTGCTGGAGCGGGACTTCGCCAGCGATGCCGGGCTGGGCTGGAATGGGAAATCCACCGTGCAGATCCACCGCGAGATCGGCACGTGGTTCTTCCTCGCCGAGCTGCTGACCACGCTGGACCTGCCGGCGGACGCTCCTTTCGGCGACCACTGCGGGAAATGCACGCGCTGCATCGATGCCTGCCCGACGCAGGCCATCACCGCCCCGCGCCGGGTGGATGCGCGGCGCTGCGTCTCCTACCTGACCATCGAGCACAAGGGCCCGATCCCCGAGGAATTCCGCGAGGCGATCGGCGACCGGCTCTACGGCTGCGACGCGTGCCTGGAGGTGTGCCCGTGGAACCGCTTCGCCCGCGAGTCCCGCGAGGCTCGCTTCCACGCCCGGGAGGCCGTTTTCGCGATGAAGACGCGGGACTTCCTGGCGCTGGATGACGAGGCATTCCGCACGCTTTTCGCAAAGTCGCCCATCAAGCGGATCAAACGGCCGCGCTTCCTGCGTAATGCCTGTGTCGTCCTCGGGAACACCGGGGATGCCAATGACGTGCCAGCTCTGGAGAAGGCAGCCGCCGATCCGGACCCGTTGATTTCCGAGCACGCCCTCTGGGCACTAGGGATGATACGCAGAAGGCTGGCGGAAATCCCACCTGAGAACTAA
- a CDS encoding sugar phosphate isomerase/epimerase family protein, which produces MHRRQFLESSALALAATGVAPLFAAETAPVAAAERPLVVFTKMLEKVPADELAEKVAALGVSGIEAPIRAGGHIEPKDVPDKLPAFAEALKKRGLEITILSSDVDQVNAEQEAVLRTAVSLGIKRYRLKHYRYDLKKPIAPQLADVRAKLIDIAAMNKELGIQGQYQNHRGNDFVGAPVWDMVSALDGIDPAQLGLAFDLAHATVEGGNAWELNMHRAAQHIVSVYFKDYRLDGRQWNPCPLGEGSVNPRSARLVSQLLPAGTPVSIHIEYIGGQDHVARTFDAMKNDVATLRKWLAPA; this is translated from the coding sequence ATGCACCGTCGGCAATTTCTCGAATCGTCCGCCCTCGCCCTGGCCGCCACCGGCGTCGCCCCGCTTTTCGCGGCGGAGACCGCGCCTGTCGCCGCTGCCGAGCGTCCGCTCGTCGTCTTCACGAAGATGCTGGAAAAGGTCCCGGCGGACGAGCTCGCGGAGAAGGTGGCGGCGCTCGGCGTGAGCGGCATCGAGGCACCGATCCGCGCGGGCGGCCACATCGAGCCGAAGGACGTGCCGGACAAGCTCCCGGCCTTCGCCGAGGCCCTCAAGAAACGCGGGCTGGAAATCACCATCCTTTCCTCCGATGTCGATCAAGTGAATGCCGAGCAAGAGGCCGTCCTGCGCACCGCCGTCTCGCTCGGGATCAAGCGCTACCGGCTGAAGCACTACCGCTACGACCTGAAGAAACCGATCGCCCCGCAGCTCGCCGACGTGCGCGCGAAGCTCATCGACATCGCGGCGATGAACAAGGAACTCGGCATCCAGGGCCAGTACCAGAACCACCGCGGCAACGACTTCGTCGGTGCGCCGGTCTGGGACATGGTGTCCGCGCTGGATGGCATCGACCCCGCCCAACTCGGCCTCGCCTTCGACCTCGCGCACGCCACCGTCGAGGGCGGAAATGCGTGGGAGCTGAACATGCACCGCGCGGCGCAGCACATCGTCTCGGTTTATTTCAAGGACTACCGCCTCGATGGCCGCCAGTGGAACCCGTGCCCGCTGGGCGAGGGCTCCGTCAATCCGCGGTCTGCCAGGCTCGTCAGCCAGCTCCTGCCCGCCGGCACGCCGGTCTCCATCCACATCGAGTACATCGGCGGCCAGGACCACGTCGCCCGCACCTTCGATGCGATGAAGAACGACGTGGCCACCTTGAGGAAATGGCTCGCTCCGGCGTGA
- a CDS encoding lamin tail domain-containing protein, with protein MSPSKWLPLLGIFAATPLLADTPDAVVTFSELNYNPASGQDAEWVELHNQMAVNIDLSGWSLSDGIDYVFPPGTIIPGGGYRVVAKTPGHASLAGVPGVLGPFAGNLSNSGETIDLLSPTRRLMDRIDYADVAPWPVAPDGAGATLAKRRAGTSSEDPANWRFSAGTPGALNFRSPDQPIIHSLTDGNTTWRYRDATSGPAGTWVNTNFNDNSWSQGQAPFATAGTGPVLGVTADLVQRYRAGAVTGYTNGQTVTTWHDTATGDGVAQDGTASSNPAFEVNATPSGEPAIDFDGNDDFRTSISPGIAPTSGFVYFIVCRANATPVSGGMSDGAGAFLFDRMTTTSEIPLASLKAVNGRYGFQKRYDDNTGIGGPISTTPISTTQFQIVAVRRNPAASRFEIWVDGVMEATSTDTGGNLTPQPIVIARHAGGGNTGFNGDIAELLVYRDALSESDFQATGAYLEAKYGLTTAFPDSSARTTLAANSSTSYYRKSFTFTGDPARTVLELGHTVADGAVFYLNGQEISRKGMPAGTANYGTSALADLASPETTDYQTVPSGALVSGTNVLAVSVHTGASDNTAYFTANLRGIETPVDPDLPGTLELNEIAASGAATFFIEVRNPTAQPISASGYKLEVSGSEDAIDNLPSTTIPAGGVLHFNHVQLGFRPGTGDKIILRAPSGAPVDAQLADAVPRGRHSSWPGLWLYPSTATPGSANAFSFQQNIVINELCYNPPGVTPTSADKEWIELFNRGTTPVNLGGWRFSSGITYTFPANTMLPAGGYLVVAKSPGNFTVPGGTTVLGPWSGSLANSGELVTLLDSVGNPADEVRYFDGGRWPGAADGEGSTMELRNPRADNSLPESWAASDESSRRTWQTYSYRMTATPSSVGPDNQWREFVFGLLDGGDVLIDDIAVIENPDTTAVQMIANGNFSSGTNGWRFLGNHRHARIIDDPDQPGNPVLHLSAKGPTEHMHNHVETTLANGEVVVNGRTYEIRYRAKWLGGSNRLNTRLYFNRCAKTTELTRVENPGTPGAANSTAAPNVGPGFTKFIHSPAVPAPGASVTVTAAVADPDGIGTLALHYSVDGGAFSTVPMTPVGDGTTYNGMIPGQSAASVVRFHVSATDAAVPARTSYFPADGAESHALYQVNDGLAATNGLHNIRIVMDPADKELLYRTNNLMSNERLGCTVIYNETEIYYEVGVRLKSSQRGRPQAQRVGFNLGFNKQQLFRGIHGTIAIDRSEGQEPGCKEILFDHTMAVAGSIPAEYNDLCKVIAPNPAHTSSAILQLARFNDVFLDSQFNNGSDGTAWEYELIYYPTTTDSNGFKLPQPDNVVGTDLTNLGDDKENYRWNFLLENNEDKDDYSRIMAASKQFGKSGSAFENGLSDVIDVNQWLQALAHACVTGAGDSFFDNSNHNGIFYARPDGRVLYFPHDMDYAFNATRNIFECSELQKLVANPARRRLYLGHLHHICTKFFNQSYLGPWATHFGSLLPGEDFAGHLSYINTRSNYILGAIQSDTPSIGFDITTNGGANFSTPFSPVTLAGTGWVNVRDIRLAGSTVPLAVTWTSSTAWEVAVPVAMGPNAITLEAVDFSGAVVGSDSIVVTNTGGVSLPTSSTLVVSEIYYNPPGGDELTEYIELTNISNATLDMSSVNFNAGLTFTFPGGTQLAAGARILVVKDTAAFNAAFGTGRPIAGTFPNNLSNSGEQIRLVAANGTVLHDFTYSDTAPWPVEADGDGYSLVLVNPSSAPDHNDPRNWRASAVAGGGTPGLPDTESYAAWKAANGNHADDEDLDGDGFTTRDEYFLGGNPQVAEQTLAPTFERSQDGTFLMSITRRATAEGGTIAPQVSTNLTSWQVDAGAQYLGSTRVSTSPAVDRVHYRITPPAGEGRFFARFVFGP; from the coding sequence ATGTCACCTTCGAAATGGCTCCCTCTGCTCGGCATCTTTGCCGCCACTCCCCTCCTCGCTGACACGCCCGACGCGGTGGTCACCTTCAGCGAGCTGAACTACAACCCGGCCTCCGGACAGGACGCAGAGTGGGTGGAGTTGCACAACCAGATGGCGGTGAACATCGACCTCTCCGGCTGGTCGCTGTCGGATGGCATCGACTACGTCTTCCCCCCCGGCACCATCATCCCCGGCGGCGGCTACCGGGTGGTCGCGAAGACACCGGGCCATGCATCGCTCGCCGGCGTCCCCGGCGTGCTGGGGCCCTTCGCCGGGAACCTCTCGAACAGCGGCGAGACCATCGACCTGCTGAGCCCGACCCGCCGCCTGATGGATCGCATCGACTACGCCGATGTCGCGCCATGGCCGGTGGCTCCGGACGGCGCAGGCGCGACGCTCGCGAAACGCCGCGCGGGCACCAGCTCGGAAGATCCCGCGAACTGGCGCTTCTCCGCTGGCACACCGGGCGCGCTGAATTTCCGCTCGCCCGACCAACCGATCATCCACTCCCTCACCGACGGGAACACGACGTGGCGCTATCGCGACGCGACCTCCGGTCCGGCGGGCACCTGGGTGAATACCAATTTCAACGACAACTCCTGGTCGCAAGGCCAAGCCCCCTTTGCCACCGCAGGCACCGGGCCGGTGCTCGGGGTCACTGCGGATCTCGTCCAGCGCTACCGCGCCGGGGCGGTGACGGGCTACACGAATGGCCAGACCGTCACGACGTGGCACGACACGGCCACCGGCGACGGGGTGGCGCAGGACGGCACCGCGAGCAGCAATCCCGCCTTCGAGGTGAATGCCACGCCGAGCGGTGAACCGGCGATCGACTTCGATGGGAACGACGATTTCCGCACCTCGATCTCGCCGGGCATCGCGCCCACCTCGGGCTTCGTTTACTTCATCGTCTGCCGTGCGAATGCGACGCCCGTGAGCGGCGGCATGTCAGACGGCGCCGGGGCCTTCCTCTTCGACCGCATGACGACGACGTCGGAGATCCCGCTCGCCTCGCTGAAGGCGGTGAATGGCCGGTATGGCTTCCAGAAGCGCTACGACGACAATACCGGCATCGGCGGCCCGATCTCCACGACGCCGATCTCGACCACCCAATTCCAGATCGTGGCGGTGCGGCGGAATCCCGCGGCGAGCCGCTTCGAGATCTGGGTGGATGGCGTGATGGAGGCCACCTCCACGGATACCGGTGGGAACCTGACGCCGCAGCCCATCGTGATCGCCCGGCATGCCGGTGGCGGGAATACCGGCTTCAATGGCGATATCGCCGAGTTGCTAGTCTATCGCGACGCTCTGAGCGAATCCGACTTTCAGGCCACAGGTGCCTACCTCGAGGCGAAGTATGGTCTCACAACCGCCTTCCCCGACAGCAGCGCGCGCACGACCCTCGCGGCGAATTCCTCGACGTCGTACTACCGGAAATCCTTCACCTTCACCGGCGACCCCGCGCGCACGGTGCTGGAGCTGGGCCACACGGTGGCGGATGGTGCGGTCTTTTACCTCAATGGCCAGGAGATCTCCCGCAAGGGCATGCCCGCGGGCACGGCGAACTACGGGACCTCCGCTCTGGCCGACCTCGCCTCGCCGGAGACCACGGACTACCAGACCGTCCCCTCGGGCGCGCTGGTCAGCGGCACGAACGTGCTGGCCGTATCCGTGCACACGGGAGCCTCGGACAATACCGCCTACTTCACCGCAAACCTGCGAGGCATCGAGACGCCCGTGGACCCGGACCTGCCGGGCACGCTGGAGCTGAATGAAATCGCCGCATCGGGTGCCGCGACCTTCTTCATCGAGGTGCGGAATCCGACCGCGCAGCCGATCTCGGCGAGCGGCTACAAGCTGGAAGTCTCAGGCTCGGAAGATGCCATCGACAACCTGCCGTCCACCACCATCCCCGCGGGCGGCGTGCTTCATTTCAATCACGTCCAGCTCGGCTTCCGCCCGGGCACGGGTGACAAGATCATCCTGCGCGCGCCGAGCGGTGCCCCCGTGGATGCGCAGCTCGCGGATGCCGTCCCGCGCGGACGCCACAGCTCATGGCCGGGCCTCTGGCTCTACCCGTCCACCGCCACGCCCGGATCGGCGAATGCCTTCTCCTTCCAGCAGAACATCGTCATCAACGAGCTCTGCTACAATCCACCGGGCGTGACCCCGACGAGCGCGGACAAGGAGTGGATCGAGCTCTTCAACCGCGGCACCACACCGGTGAATCTCGGCGGATGGCGATTCAGCAGCGGGATCACCTACACCTTCCCGGCGAATACCATGCTGCCCGCAGGCGGCTATCTCGTGGTCGCGAAGAGCCCGGGGAACTTCACCGTGCCGGGCGGCACGACGGTGCTCGGCCCGTGGTCCGGCAGCCTGGCCAACAGCGGCGAACTCGTGACACTGCTCGACAGCGTGGGGAATCCCGCGGACGAGGTGCGATACTTCGACGGCGGCCGCTGGCCGGGTGCCGCCGATGGCGAGGGCTCGACCATGGAGCTCCGCAATCCCCGCGCGGACAATTCCCTGCCCGAGTCCTGGGCCGCCAGCGATGAAAGCTCGCGCCGCACGTGGCAGACCTACAGCTACCGCATGACCGCCACGCCCAGCAGCGTGGGACCGGACAACCAGTGGCGCGAATTCGTCTTCGGCCTGCTGGACGGTGGCGACGTGCTGATCGATGACATCGCCGTCATCGAGAACCCGGATACGACCGCGGTGCAGATGATCGCGAACGGGAACTTCAGCTCCGGCACCAATGGCTGGCGCTTCCTCGGCAATCACCGCCACGCCCGGATCATCGACGACCCGGACCAGCCGGGGAATCCGGTGCTTCACCTTTCCGCGAAGGGGCCGACCGAGCACATGCACAATCACGTGGAGACGACGCTCGCCAACGGCGAAGTGGTCGTGAACGGCCGCACCTACGAGATCCGCTACCGCGCCAAGTGGCTCGGCGGATCGAACCGCCTGAATACCCGCCTCTACTTCAACCGCTGCGCCAAGACCACCGAGCTGACGCGCGTGGAAAACCCAGGCACGCCCGGCGCGGCGAACTCGACCGCCGCGCCGAATGTCGGCCCCGGCTTCACGAAATTCATCCACTCGCCCGCGGTGCCTGCACCCGGTGCGAGCGTGACGGTCACGGCGGCTGTCGCGGACCCCGATGGCATCGGCACGCTGGCCCTCCACTACTCGGTCGATGGCGGGGCATTCTCCACCGTGCCGATGACCCCGGTCGGCGACGGGACGACCTACAATGGCATGATCCCCGGGCAATCCGCGGCCAGCGTGGTGCGCTTCCACGTCTCCGCCACCGATGCCGCGGTGCCTGCGCGGACCTCGTATTTCCCTGCGGACGGCGCGGAATCGCACGCGCTCTACCAGGTGAATGACGGCCTCGCCGCGACCAACGGCCTGCACAACATCCGCATCGTCATGGACCCCGCGGACAAGGAGCTGCTCTACCGGACGAACAACCTGATGAGCAACGAGCGCCTCGGCTGCACGGTCATCTACAATGAGACAGAGATCTACTACGAGGTCGGCGTGCGGCTGAAGAGCAGCCAGCGCGGCCGCCCCCAGGCGCAGCGCGTCGGCTTCAATCTCGGCTTCAACAAGCAGCAGCTTTTCCGCGGCATCCACGGCACCATCGCCATCGACCGCTCGGAAGGACAGGAGCCGGGCTGCAAGGAGATCCTCTTCGACCACACGATGGCCGTCGCGGGCAGCATCCCCGCGGAGTACAACGACCTCTGCAAGGTGATCGCGCCGAATCCCGCGCACACCAGTTCCGCGATCCTCCAGTTGGCCCGCTTCAACGACGTCTTCCTCGACTCGCAGTTCAACAACGGCAGCGACGGCACGGCGTGGGAATACGAGCTGATCTACTACCCCACTACCACGGACTCCAACGGCTTCAAGCTGCCCCAGCCCGACAATGTCGTCGGCACCGACCTCACCAACCTGGGCGACGACAAGGAGAACTACCGCTGGAATTTCCTCCTCGAGAACAACGAGGACAAGGACGACTACTCCCGCATCATGGCCGCCTCGAAGCAATTCGGGAAGAGCGGCAGTGCCTTCGAGAACGGGCTGTCCGACGTGATCGACGTGAACCAGTGGCTGCAGGCGCTGGCCCACGCGTGCGTGACCGGCGCGGGTGACTCGTTCTTCGACAACTCGAACCACAACGGGATCTTCTACGCCCGCCCGGATGGTCGCGTGCTCTACTTCCCGCACGACATGGACTACGCGTTCAACGCGACGCGGAACATCTTCGAGTGCTCGGAGCTGCAGAAGCTGGTGGCAAATCCCGCACGCCGCCGCCTCTACCTCGGCCACCTGCATCACATCTGCACGAAGTTCTTCAACCAGTCCTACCTCGGTCCGTGGGCGACGCACTTCGGCAGCCTGCTGCCCGGCGAGGACTTCGCGGGTCACCTCTCGTACATCAACACGCGCTCGAACTACATCCTCGGCGCGATCCAGAGTGACACGCCGAGCATCGGCTTCGACATCACCACGAATGGCGGCGCGAATTTCTCGACGCCCTTCAGCCCGGTGACGCTCGCGGGCACGGGATGGGTGAATGTCCGCGACATCCGCCTCGCCGGGTCCACCGTGCCGCTGGCCGTGACGTGGACCTCATCGACCGCGTGGGAGGTGGCCGTGCCCGTCGCCATGGGGCCGAATGCGATCACGCTGGAAGCCGTGGACTTCTCCGGTGCCGTGGTCGGCAGCGACAGCATCGTGGTCACGAATACCGGCGGAGTCTCCCTCCCGACCTCGTCCACGCTGGTCGTCTCGGAGATCTACTACAATCCGCCGGGCGGCGACGAGCTCACCGAGTACATCGAGCTGACGAACATCTCGAATGCGACGCTCGACATGAGCAGCGTGAACTTCAATGCCGGGCTCACCTTCACCTTCCCCGGCGGCACGCAATTGGCCGCGGGCGCGCGCATCCTGGTGGTGAAGGACACGGCTGCCTTCAATGCGGCATTCGGGACCGGCAGGCCGATCGCGGGGACCTTCCCGAACAACCTGAGCAACTCCGGCGAGCAGATCCGCCTCGTCGCGGCGAATGGCACCGTGCTGCACGACTTCACCTACAGCGACACCGCGCCGTGGCCGGTGGAGGCGGATGGCGACGGCTACTCGCTGGTGCTGGTCAATCCCTCGTCCGCACCGGATCACAATGATCCCCGGAACTGGCGCGCGAGCGCAGTCGCAGGCGGTGGCACGCCGGGCCTTCCCGACACGGAGTCCTACGCCGCATGGAAGGCAGCGAATGGCAATCACGCCGACGACGAGGACCTCGACGGCGACGGCTTCACCACGCGTGACGAATACTTCCTCGGCGGTAATCCCCAGGTGGCGGAGCAGACGTTGGCGCCGACCTTCGAGAGATCGCAGGACGGCACCTTCCTCATGAGCATCACCCGCCGCGCCACCGCGGAGGGCGGCACCATCGCGCCGCAGGTCTCCACGAATCTCACCTCATGGCAGGTGGACGCGGGCGCGCAATACCTCGGCAGCACGCGGGTGAGCACGAGTCCGGCGGTGGATCGCGTCCACTACCGCATCACGCCGCCCGCCGGGGAGGGCCGGTTCTTCGCGCGCTTCGTCTTCGGGCCGTGA